The following are encoded together in the Citrobacter arsenatis genome:
- a CDS encoding prepilin peptidase, whose product MESFMYYFYLICFLLVGLSVGSFINVVIYRLPLKLGLQQINVQEKEIGLSWPPSHCPQCNAMILKRDNVPLFSWIFLRGKCRFCKEPIPAIYPLTELIHGLWFTGVFLLLFKQDDALFVLPAILIFCLLYAIAIIDFKNYIIPDSLNYFLLWSGMIFSVTGINAVSPLSAVAGVCVIWTITYAIMAVYERVKCTTGLGGGDVKLFSAVMPWIGIEKIHYLILLSSVTGLVIVLVHRYSNRLLSNNRVVLGDDSGRYVPFGPAICLSALYLFMLQTFMH is encoded by the coding sequence ATGGAAAGCTTTATGTATTATTTTTATCTAATCTGTTTTTTACTTGTTGGTTTGTCGGTAGGGAGTTTTATAAATGTTGTCATCTATAGACTCCCATTGAAGTTAGGGCTTCAACAGATAAATGTACAAGAAAAAGAGATCGGACTTTCCTGGCCACCATCGCATTGTCCGCAGTGTAATGCGATGATTCTAAAGCGGGACAACGTCCCGCTGTTTAGCTGGATTTTTCTTCGCGGCAAATGCCGATTCTGTAAAGAACCTATTCCCGCGATCTACCCTTTAACGGAATTGATTCATGGTCTGTGGTTTACTGGGGTATTTTTGTTACTCTTTAAGCAAGATGACGCATTATTTGTTTTGCCGGCTATATTAATATTTTGCTTATTGTATGCAATCGCTATAATTGACTTTAAGAACTATATCATCCCTGACTCTTTGAACTATTTTTTACTGTGGTCAGGTATGATTTTTTCAGTTACTGGCATCAATGCCGTTTCACCGTTGTCGGCGGTGGCTGGCGTTTGTGTTATCTGGACAATCACATATGCCATCATGGCTGTATACGAAAGGGTTAAATGTACCACTGGTTTGGGGGGAGGGGACGTAAAGCTCTTCAGCGCAGTAATGCCATGGATTGGAATCGAAAAAATACATTACCTAATCCTTCTCTCTTCGGTTACCGGCCTGGTCATCGTCCTGGTACACAGATACTCAAATAGATTGCTTTCTAATAATAGAGTTGTTCTCGGTGATGATAGTGGGCGGTACGTACCTTTTGGACCTGCTATCTGTCTGTCAGCACTTTATCTGTTTATGCTTCAGACATTCATGCATTGA
- a CDS encoding type II secretion system F family protein: MRKFTKKQRLYLYGFCADMIKADLPLYNSIVKLESEGGKLLGASFCKKLQQLLKKMTSSESISIVFEGLIPQAELSIIYSSEKSGSLADGFTSLVDNIKYQSMLTSRLINAVTFPIIMLVLSLIVIAGYAVKVFPAFERVIAVSRWPVVTQLLYGFGDALYNGLWITILIVTIIVVIAFRFLMANFSGPFRDRFLDKVIPFSVYKKLNSSLVLSNLSSMLRNNIPINESLDIISLNSNRWLKSHIKRMQSNMTIGMPYGSALNTGLLGRDELLNISLYSSLPSFFDVLQSVSEKAKVDIYNNIQKLAGLLKSLSTLVLGGSVIWVFIALFALSDALSKMTSY; this comes from the coding sequence TTGAGAAAGTTTACTAAAAAGCAGCGACTATATCTTTATGGCTTCTGCGCCGATATGATTAAAGCCGATCTACCTCTTTATAACTCTATTGTTAAGCTTGAGTCAGAGGGGGGGAAACTATTGGGGGCCAGTTTTTGTAAAAAGTTACAACAATTGCTGAAAAAAATGACTTCCAGTGAGTCGATATCCATTGTATTCGAAGGTTTAATCCCTCAGGCTGAATTGAGTATTATTTATTCTTCAGAAAAAAGTGGCAGCCTGGCGGATGGTTTTACAAGTCTGGTTGATAATATTAAATATCAGAGCATGTTGACATCCAGGTTAATCAACGCTGTCACTTTTCCAATTATAATGCTGGTGCTTTCGCTGATCGTTATTGCTGGATATGCTGTTAAGGTTTTCCCCGCTTTCGAGCGGGTCATTGCTGTTTCTCGCTGGCCGGTGGTTACGCAGTTACTGTATGGTTTTGGGGATGCTCTCTACAATGGTTTGTGGATTACTATTCTCATTGTGACAATAATTGTGGTAATAGCCTTCAGGTTTTTAATGGCGAACTTTAGTGGCCCTTTTCGGGATCGGTTTCTTGATAAGGTCATACCTTTTTCGGTTTATAAAAAGCTAAACAGTTCTTTGGTATTGAGCAACCTGTCTTCGATGTTGCGTAATAATATCCCGATTAATGAATCTCTGGATATTATCAGCCTTAACTCTAATCGTTGGTTAAAATCGCATATCAAGAGAATGCAATCTAACATGACGATAGGTATGCCGTATGGATCTGCACTTAATACTGGGTTGCTTGGTCGTGATGAGTTATTGAATATCAGCTTATATTCAAGTCTGCCATCTTTTTTTGATGTTCTCCAGTCAGTATCGGAAAAGGCAAAAGTAGATATATACAATAATATACAAAAATTAGCCGGGTTGTTGAAATCGCTTTCAACATTAGTGTTGGGCGGGAGTGTTATTTGGGTGTTTATCGCCTTGTTTGCTTTATCAGATGCTTTGTCAAAAATGACATCTTATTAA
- a CDS encoding ATPase, T2SS/T4P/T4SS family, which translates to MSAEEEKSAASRWMFSSPEKDFLIAQDNDRRYLCICDFSINNLGLYHADISYLQSEHMLSIKGLMIISQDGYYSQIEKSIHEFEAKKNLKRDSDVQHELEKLLIHAVNSGASDLHITRGDFLAKIEFRINGVLCPMSQIIAKRCDELIFVLYNVQASTKETTWNRSIPQSANILYTLNGKNYRFRYAHFPLFGETDECYHSVLRIISSGLNKSVVPDLEKIGVSKPEVEDIKKILSNPYGAYIIAGTTGSGKSTTLKNMMEWLQINRFDDRGCFLTIEDPVEYQIYGAKQSSVLDVDGGGFHSAIKSALRRDPDVLMVGEIRDPVSSNALAGAVESGHYCFTTVHAGNIVTLLQRLTALGIASDKLSTPGFIAGLQCQKLIPLLCVHCRTPHHVVIQNREFDLFVKSKDGCAHCGNTGIKSRQLVIEYMRPTLSELEAISRQDWLNVYTHWRLKRFTSDGLSEGFSLKEKTMMHVLKGQSCFSWFMMEFGGLEPEDMEVLIEKVY; encoded by the coding sequence ATGTCAGCTGAAGAAGAGAAATCAGCCGCTTCACGCTGGATGTTCTCTTCGCCAGAGAAAGATTTTCTTATCGCCCAGGATAATGACAGGAGATATCTCTGCATCTGTGATTTTAGCATCAACAATCTTGGTTTATATCACGCGGATATTTCTTATCTGCAATCTGAGCATATGCTCAGTATAAAGGGATTGATGATTATTTCTCAGGATGGCTATTATAGTCAGATTGAGAAATCGATACATGAGTTTGAAGCCAAGAAAAACCTAAAGCGTGATAGTGATGTGCAGCATGAGTTAGAAAAGCTTCTCATTCATGCTGTTAACTCCGGTGCCAGCGACCTGCATATTACACGCGGTGATTTTCTGGCTAAAATTGAATTCAGAATTAATGGTGTTTTATGCCCGATGTCGCAGATCATAGCCAAGCGTTGTGATGAACTTATTTTTGTTCTTTATAACGTTCAGGCGTCGACAAAAGAAACCACCTGGAATAGAAGCATTCCTCAAAGTGCTAATATTCTGTATACCCTTAATGGGAAAAACTATCGCTTTCGTTATGCACATTTTCCGTTATTTGGTGAAACGGACGAGTGTTATCATAGCGTATTGCGTATAATTTCTTCTGGTCTGAATAAAAGCGTGGTTCCGGATCTGGAAAAAATAGGTGTCTCTAAGCCTGAAGTAGAAGATATCAAGAAAATACTAAGTAATCCCTATGGAGCTTATATTATTGCTGGGACAACGGGTTCTGGAAAATCAACGACGTTAAAAAATATGATGGAGTGGCTGCAAATAAATAGATTTGATGACAGAGGGTGTTTTTTAACAATTGAAGACCCTGTTGAATATCAAATTTATGGGGCTAAACAAAGTTCTGTGCTTGATGTCGATGGTGGCGGATTTCACAGTGCTATTAAGTCTGCATTGCGTCGTGATCCGGATGTATTAATGGTGGGGGAAATTCGCGATCCAGTATCATCAAATGCGCTTGCGGGGGCGGTCGAAAGTGGGCACTACTGTTTTACGACAGTTCATGCTGGCAACATTGTTACATTGCTTCAGCGACTCACGGCATTAGGTATTGCCAGCGATAAACTCTCAACGCCGGGGTTTATTGCCGGGTTACAGTGTCAAAAGCTGATCCCGTTACTTTGTGTTCATTGCCGTACACCTCACCATGTTGTTATTCAGAACAGAGAATTTGACCTGTTTGTTAAGAGTAAAGATGGTTGTGCTCATTGTGGTAATACAGGGATTAAGTCCAGACAACTTGTTATTGAATATATGCGGCCAACGCTCAGCGAGTTAGAGGCTATTTCACGACAGGACTGGTTAAACGTTTATACCCATTGGCGTTTAAAGAGATTTACCAGTGATGGATTATCTGAAGGGTTTTCTCTAAAAGAAAAAACGATGATGCATGTGCTCAAGGGCCAGTCATGCTTTTCCTGGTTTATGATGGAGTTTGGCGGCTTAGAACCTGAAGATATGGAGGTTTTAATTGAGAAAGTTTACTAA
- a CDS encoding type II and III secretion system protein: MNVKLALLTLVVLLQGCTKEFNEKYDPQSLVGNDSGVQNGDQVKQSPYMRYKTAFLGKAVDYSEKKQALLAKPISISTFAPTELEAVFDIINAQSGTSYRIDRSIPGNNNEMAVIEAHAVNFNGKFDEFLRYISALYDVNIQIVDDHIIDVKAYNTYAIKLDFYGSDNTFEASMDLSGNEATASGGVKAKSEIKFKSTFWDDVKDMAEKYVSSKVFNIFKDASILTYSGRPSENEVLSRVLKEYQSSNSRQFVVTYKIYTLDKSKIKNLGAGVNAAYKNGGTSIGLNTSLLETLTGGVSIDRDFYAGQDPKLSINAQLDAVYKLTGSKVLQSGTFVTRNNVPIPLNMTRSQYFVSGRTQTTNSLTSVVDTEIETSQIITGTSFIVTPRVLSDGRIEVASGFTKRFLNSIDTFEKVQLPNVTTTEMFNTSIVTPGGLLLVGRYNANDESDNQAAMLLGGSLNRDDKDSTIVMIVGVDYYRAPFIEQ, from the coding sequence ATGAATGTTAAACTTGCTCTTTTGACTTTAGTCGTACTGTTACAGGGCTGTACTAAAGAATTCAATGAAAAATATGATCCTCAATCATTGGTCGGTAATGATTCAGGGGTGCAAAATGGCGATCAGGTCAAGCAGAGCCCTTATATGAGATATAAGACGGCGTTCCTGGGTAAGGCTGTGGACTACAGTGAAAAGAAACAAGCGCTATTGGCGAAACCAATATCCATTAGTACTTTTGCGCCGACAGAATTAGAAGCTGTGTTTGATATCATAAATGCACAATCCGGAACAAGTTATCGTATTGACCGTAGCATTCCCGGAAATAACAATGAAATGGCGGTTATAGAGGCCCATGCAGTCAATTTTAATGGGAAATTTGACGAGTTCTTACGTTATATTTCAGCATTGTATGACGTCAATATTCAAATTGTGGATGACCACATTATTGATGTTAAAGCATATAATACCTATGCCATCAAACTAGACTTTTATGGTAGCGATAACACATTTGAAGCCAGTATGGATCTCTCTGGAAACGAAGCTACGGCTTCAGGTGGCGTAAAAGCGAAATCAGAGATTAAGTTTAAATCGACATTCTGGGACGATGTGAAAGACATGGCTGAAAAGTATGTCTCGAGTAAGGTTTTTAACATTTTTAAAGATGCTTCTATCCTTACCTATAGCGGCCGTCCTTCTGAAAATGAAGTGCTGTCCAGGGTATTAAAGGAATATCAGAGTTCAAACAGTCGTCAGTTTGTTGTGACGTACAAAATTTATACTTTAGATAAAAGTAAGATTAAGAATCTGGGGGCAGGCGTCAATGCGGCTTATAAAAATGGTGGCACATCTATTGGTTTGAATACCAGTTTGCTGGAGACGTTGACCGGCGGGGTTTCTATCGACCGCGATTTTTATGCAGGACAAGATCCTAAGCTGAGTATAAATGCGCAGCTGGATGCGGTTTATAAACTGACCGGTAGTAAGGTTTTACAGAGTGGCACATTTGTTACGCGGAATAATGTACCAATTCCACTGAATATGACGCGTTCTCAGTACTTTGTTTCAGGAAGAACGCAGACAACCAACTCGTTAACGTCAGTGGTTGACACCGAAATTGAAACATCACAGATCATCACCGGTACCAGCTTTATTGTGACACCGAGAGTTCTCTCTGATGGACGAATTGAAGTTGCCAGTGGCTTTACAAAACGTTTTCTGAATTCTATCGATACGTTTGAAAAGGTACAGTTGCCAAATGTCACCACGACAGAAATGTTTAACACCTCGATTGTAACGCCAGGTGGATTATTACTTGTTGGCAGATATAACGCTAATGACGAATCTGATAATCAGGCAGCTATGCTGTTAGGTGGTAGCCTTAATCGTGATGACAAGGATTCAACCATTGTAATGATCGTTGGCGTTGATTATTACCGGGCACCTTTTATAGAGCAATAA
- a CDS encoding TcpQ domain-containing protein, whose product MNHKLSIFAFIFGCAFLSLHAQASEQAGGTKQGRSPFQVDNLPPVKAMNAPVTPKMNVNSRSMAAPMVNLTLNQDMLLSQELKKWAISNGFKPLWNSTRDYMIYNTINITGKSTDDALTQLGQIFISEHYGLVIKLYEKNNVLVIDAQ is encoded by the coding sequence ATGAATCATAAACTATCTATATTTGCTTTCATTTTTGGATGCGCTTTTCTTTCACTTCATGCCCAGGCTTCAGAACAAGCGGGTGGGACGAAACAGGGACGGAGTCCCTTTCAGGTTGATAATCTTCCGCCTGTAAAGGCCATGAATGCTCCAGTAACACCAAAAATGAATGTGAATTCCAGAAGTATGGCTGCTCCAATGGTTAATTTAACATTAAATCAGGATATGTTGCTGAGTCAGGAGCTAAAAAAATGGGCAATTAGCAATGGTTTTAAACCACTTTGGAATAGTACTCGTGACTATATGATTTACAATACAATTAACATTACTGGTAAATCAACCGATGATGCTCTGACCCAGTTGGGGCAAATATTCATATCAGAACACTATGGTCTGGTGATTAAGCTGTATGAAAAAAACAACGTCCTTGTTATTGATGCGCAATAA
- a CDS encoding pilus assembly FimT family protein encodes MNNKNIHGYSLLEVIIVLAIIGGIMMAIAGYTQKKVETVARQSTTDALATEIAGMVKFVHEDEILTDAQNSIKNPLYDTASNVVYAQRTGNTQINDDVATAGFYRWDILNSSRGYFRDSRCGADGQTASAIRFSREYISCKIDSVLHAQEFRLERVDLVGNATSRSIDRIDFFVAFYPGVSTDNLFIEKYINEIEDSFRNKKLAYSKALFIERKKTEPDKTKWALMKGNNTTPVERITLGQMADNLDKFRNNKTTDYGIRLSFVVGDGQYLKSDGSVGADKLCWNAQTKMSGPCLKGNAANDNQLLLSGATANAKAPGLCWDQKNSTSRICITPNDNNTGLEIRDGINETTNGGTQGDTATLMANVVIKDDKGELTTIPKVSYLSFKGNGAEIVQGANYNGNITSAIERNGLIYIPLQTCPINPEDPGKARLFPRLSVAISSVVPESMDNNNNLQIDLTKESTNRAHGIDNVGKFGGVALQIDQLGAGVMPGHPEAGWAVTATTGNYDGNNGAARVYISPKSLSIVAFMWCSSVKQL; translated from the coding sequence GTGAATAACAAAAATATCCACGGATATAGCCTACTCGAAGTAATAATCGTCTTAGCTATTATTGGCGGTATCATGATGGCAATTGCGGGCTATACCCAAAAAAAGGTTGAAACTGTAGCCCGGCAAAGCACGACTGATGCGTTGGCGACTGAAATTGCAGGAATGGTAAAATTTGTTCATGAGGATGAAATCCTTACTGACGCTCAAAATTCGATAAAAAATCCATTATATGATACAGCAAGTAATGTTGTTTATGCGCAACGAACGGGAAATACGCAAATCAATGATGATGTAGCGACAGCTGGTTTTTATCGGTGGGACATATTAAATTCCAGTCGCGGTTATTTTCGTGATTCACGCTGCGGCGCTGATGGTCAAACAGCATCAGCTATTCGGTTTTCCAGAGAGTATATTTCATGCAAGATTGATAGTGTGCTGCATGCCCAGGAATTCCGCCTCGAACGTGTTGACCTGGTTGGAAACGCTACGTCGCGTAGCATTGATCGTATTGACTTTTTTGTTGCTTTTTATCCTGGCGTATCTACAGACAATCTGTTTATTGAAAAATATATCAATGAAATTGAAGATTCTTTCCGCAACAAAAAACTTGCGTATTCAAAGGCACTGTTTATTGAGCGCAAAAAGACGGAGCCAGATAAGACCAAATGGGCTTTGATGAAAGGAAACAATACTACGCCAGTAGAAAGAATAACTTTGGGGCAGATGGCTGATAATCTGGATAAGTTCAGAAATAACAAAACCACAGACTACGGAATTCGTTTGAGTTTTGTCGTTGGTGATGGTCAGTATCTCAAATCTGACGGAAGCGTAGGTGCGGATAAATTATGCTGGAATGCGCAGACAAAAATGTCGGGGCCGTGCCTGAAAGGAAATGCAGCTAACGACAACCAATTACTGTTATCTGGTGCAACGGCTAATGCCAAAGCTCCTGGTTTATGCTGGGATCAAAAAAATAGTACCAGCAGGATATGCATTACTCCAAATGACAACAATACCGGGCTGGAAATTCGCGATGGTATCAACGAGACAACCAATGGTGGGACACAAGGTGACACAGCGACGCTAATGGCTAATGTAGTGATAAAAGACGACAAGGGGGAACTCACCACAATTCCTAAAGTATCCTATTTAAGTTTTAAGGGGAATGGTGCTGAGATTGTTCAGGGGGCTAACTATAACGGGAACATTACAAGTGCAATTGAGCGTAATGGACTTATTTATATTCCGCTACAAACTTGTCCCATAAATCCTGAAGATCCAGGTAAAGCCCGGTTATTCCCCCGTTTATCGGTGGCTATTTCATCAGTGGTTCCTGAGTCGATGGATAACAATAATAACCTGCAGATTGATTTGACGAAAGAATCTACAAACCGAGCACATGGAATAGATAATGTTGGTAAATTTGGTGGCGTCGCATTGCAGATCGATCAGCTCGGTGCTGGTGTAATGCCAGGACATCCTGAAGCTGGGTGGGCCGTTACGGCGACAACAGGAAATTATGATGGAAACAATGGTGCCGCCAGGGTTTATATCAGCCCTAAATCTTTATCGATAGTTGCATTTATGTGGTGCAGCTCGGTTAAACAATTATAA
- a CDS encoding type IV pilus major pilin produces the protein MIFVYKTTQKMKAKAIKKMKQIDELKKQRGMTLLEIIIVLGIIGTIAAGVVILAQRAFDSRTISEIVSNTNTVRIAVKDAYQRSADGYPLPNGAGTLALTPTTIRANTAGQPIVSSLVQLGKLSLDEARNGVSNDYLNIGGALTSNGAADPKGFFVELNGLSRDQCRSIVSQVGNQWDYVEVSTTAAPAGTYTHTTTAVDMSAAVAANGPILRSLNTAGNVSITPEMITSVCTDDTSNSVTLGSR, from the coding sequence ATGATTTTTGTTTATAAGACGACACAAAAGATGAAAGCTAAAGCCATCAAGAAAATGAAGCAAATTGATGAGCTAAAAAAACAGCGGGGGATGACGTTACTCGAAATCATTATCGTTCTGGGTATTATCGGTACTATTGCAGCCGGTGTGGTTATTCTTGCTCAGCGTGCATTTGACAGCCGTACCATTTCAGAAATCGTAAGTAATACCAACACCGTGCGTATCGCCGTGAAAGACGCTTATCAACGTTCTGCTGACGGTTACCCGTTACCCAATGGCGCTGGTACCTTAGCATTAACACCAACAACTATTCGCGCAAATACAGCGGGTCAACCTATCGTTTCTAGCCTGGTGCAGTTAGGCAAGTTATCGCTGGATGAAGCACGTAACGGTGTGTCCAATGATTATCTGAACATTGGTGGCGCGCTGACATCGAACGGTGCTGCCGATCCTAAAGGCTTCTTCGTAGAACTTAACGGCTTAAGCCGTGATCAGTGCCGTAGCATCGTTTCCCAGGTCGGTAACCAGTGGGATTACGTTGAAGTATCAACCACCGCTGCACCGGCGGGTACTTATACCCATACCACTACGGCTGTTGATATGTCTGCTGCAGTTGCAGCTAACGGTCCTATTTTGCGTAGCTTGAATACTGCAGGTAACGTAAGTATTACACCTGAGATGATTACATCTGTATGTACTGATGACACCTCAAACTCCGTCACTTTAGGTAGTCGTTAA
- a CDS encoding transglycosylase SLT domain-containing protein — translation MLFNLAYAAEPDCFELAGRDAKIDPDLLRAIAWHESGLSNAAIGDNALAGFSPGFGFGLMQVDSQHLKFLAQYGIDKESLNSDICTNIYVGTYFLAIAFNRLGDSWEAVGAYNAGFSKRPIQEKRRKDYARRIKLSYSNIKLAESRRVR, via the coding sequence ATGCTATTTAATCTAGCTTATGCTGCTGAGCCAGACTGTTTTGAACTGGCTGGTCGGGATGCCAAAATTGACCCGGATTTACTCAGAGCAATAGCCTGGCATGAGTCAGGATTAAGTAATGCGGCTATAGGAGATAACGCTCTTGCGGGGTTTTCTCCTGGGTTTGGTTTTGGCCTGATGCAAGTCGATTCGCAACACCTTAAGTTTTTGGCTCAGTATGGTATTGATAAAGAAAGTTTAAACTCAGATATCTGTACGAACATCTATGTGGGGACATATTTTTTAGCAATAGCGTTTAATAGGTTGGGTGACTCTTGGGAGGCTGTAGGTGCATACAATGCAGGATTTTCAAAGCGCCCAATTCAGGAAAAAAGAAGGAAGGATTATGCCAGGAGAATAAAATTATCATATAGCAATATAAAATTAGCAGAAAGCAGACGCGTTAGATAG
- a CDS encoding DUF5339 family protein translates to MKKTQVVIAIVALTFSTFSFAATTESCAKYFKSLDAHIESVGNKAQADALKQQYEQSKKQLSALPEDVQNQTCQQAQSALEASMKAAKAK, encoded by the coding sequence ATGAAAAAAACTCAGGTAGTCATTGCGATTGTGGCGCTGACTTTTTCCACCTTCTCTTTTGCCGCAACGACTGAGAGCTGCGCGAAATACTTCAAATCACTTGATGCGCATATTGAGAGCGTGGGAAATAAAGCGCAAGCTGATGCCCTTAAGCAACAGTATGAGCAGTCCAAAAAGCAATTGTCTGCGTTGCCAGAGGATGTGCAGAATCAAACATGCCAGCAGGCCCAATCAGCACTTGAGGCATCCATGAAGGCTGCCAAAGCTAAATAA
- a CDS encoding fimbrial protein: protein MTLNKPVFSGSVIGLLLIIAVAHNAHSATATASVKLKATFIAPPCTITTPDRVPLGMMLPGSRSYLPFSITISCLSATPTFLYAQIVQGSLTTGTSDRVDMNGPAGTTGTPAQLWLTDSDGKTVTLDGSGASDNTKGFCTGTTDRTCRLTPSVQVAANTPKGITIATVRFSVAYP, encoded by the coding sequence ATGACGTTGAATAAGCCGGTATTTTCTGGATCGGTAATTGGCCTGCTACTTATCATCGCTGTGGCGCACAATGCCCATTCAGCAACCGCCACAGCTTCAGTGAAGTTAAAGGCCACCTTTATAGCCCCACCTTGCACTATTACTACGCCGGATCGGGTGCCTCTGGGGATGATGCTACCGGGAAGCCGCAGCTATTTGCCGTTCAGCATCACTATCAGCTGCCTTTCCGCCACGCCCACGTTTCTGTATGCGCAGATAGTGCAGGGTTCCCTCACGACAGGTACCTCTGACCGGGTGGATATGAACGGACCAGCAGGCACTACGGGAACACCGGCGCAGCTGTGGCTGACTGACAGTGATGGAAAAACAGTGACCTTAGACGGCAGTGGAGCCTCGGATAATACCAAGGGATTCTGCACAGGAACAACCGACAGGACCTGTCGTCTGACACCGTCAGTTCAGGTGGCGGCAAACACGCCGAAAGGGATAACAATCGCAACGGTCAGGTTTAGTGTCGCATATCCGTAA
- a CDS encoding fimbrial chaperone: MNNRNRVLFQTVFAALLGTTLVSSAMAAFTLSGTRFIYEEGRKNISLEVTNNASDTYGGQVWIDNISQNKADVFMVPSPPFFKIEPRNKQIMRLMNVNPALPADRESMFRINVQEIPPKPENTEGSVIAIAMNTQVKLIYRPKKLIAGRKDAEKRLSAVQKVDRVWLKNPTPYFFAVTALKVNGKSVAIPRDKQAGLAMLAPFSEVDTGLKHSGKLTVGAINDWGGVQDYDVE; this comes from the coding sequence GTGAATAACAGGAATAGAGTATTATTTCAGACCGTCTTTGCGGCATTACTTGGCACCACTCTGGTCAGCTCTGCCATGGCGGCCTTCACCCTCAGCGGGACCCGGTTTATCTATGAGGAGGGGAGAAAGAATATTTCCCTGGAAGTGACGAATAATGCTTCAGACACCTACGGTGGGCAGGTGTGGATAGACAATATCTCACAAAATAAAGCTGATGTATTTATGGTGCCCTCTCCACCGTTTTTTAAGATTGAACCAAGGAATAAACAGATAATGCGGTTGATGAACGTCAACCCCGCGCTGCCAGCCGATCGGGAATCAATGTTTCGTATTAACGTTCAGGAAATTCCACCGAAGCCTGAAAATACCGAGGGTAGCGTCATTGCCATCGCCATGAACACGCAGGTGAAGCTAATTTATCGTCCTAAAAAATTAATTGCTGGACGCAAGGATGCGGAGAAACGTTTAAGTGCTGTGCAGAAAGTCGATCGGGTATGGTTGAAAAATCCGACGCCGTATTTCTTTGCCGTCACCGCGTTAAAGGTAAATGGTAAAAGTGTGGCGATTCCGCGGGACAAGCAGGCTGGTTTGGCCATGTTGGCCCCGTTCAGTGAGGTGGATACCGGGCTGAAGCATAGCGGCAAACTGACAGTCGGGGCGATTAATGACTGGGGCGGGGTGCAGGACTATGACGTTGAATAA